The nucleotide window ATAATCAATAAATAATATTTACCACAACGGACACTAAGATTTTCACAATGACCACAATTTGTGAACTTCGTGAAAACCTTTGTTAACCTTGTGGTTAAAAATAAAACATAATGAAAAAAATTTCAATATTACTTGGGTTGCTAGCTTTGATGTTCGTCAGTTCTTGCGCAGAACGCGTCATCGTCAATCGTGAAGTAGAATCCAAGAACGATGGCAAAATGCTTTTGGGAACGCAGTCGCTTGACCAATTCCGAAAAGAACCTTACAAAACCTGGTTTGACGAGGAATACAACCGCTACCAAATCGACCAGACAAGTTTGGCAGAATTGAAGAAAGAAAAACTGAACAGTTATTCTTTGGTAGTTTTCGTCGGAAGTTGGTGCGAGGACAGCCACAGAGAATTTCCGAGATTGATAAAAATCCTGGAAACTTTGAAATACAATACGGACAAAATGCAAATCATCGCCGTGAACCGCAAAAAGGAATCTCCAGCTGGCGAAGAAGGTCTTTACAACATCACGAGAGTGCCGACAATCATCGTCAAAAAATACGGAAAAGAAATCGGAAGAATCACAGAAATGCCCGAA belongs to Chryseobacterium sp. KACC 21268 and includes:
- a CDS encoding thioredoxin family protein, with translation MKKISILLGLLALMFVSSCAERVIVNREVESKNDGKMLLGTQSLDQFRKEPYKTWFDEEYNRYQIDQTSLAELKKEKLNSYSLVVFVGSWCEDSHREFPRLIKILETLKYNTDKMQIIAVNRKKESPAGEEGLYNITRVPTIIVKKYGKEIGRITEMPETGFLEKDLLNILKKDNNSGLFK